A single region of the Halobacterium wangiae genome encodes:
- a CDS encoding sulfite oxidase-like oxidoreductase: MVDDSPTSIHEEFGGDRLPPGQRRTERFPVLSKSGTPTWDMETWEFTVTGAVEDERSYSWAEFTDLPQETQRQDFHCVTGWSRFDNEFTGVTFPTIAEQAGVDDDAEHVVFGSLDGYTTNLPLEECLRDEVLFVVEFDGQPLPSEHGGPLRVVTPHKYAYKGAKWVTSVEFLTEPRRGYWEKRGYSNTANPWAEERFSTL; encoded by the coding sequence ATGGTGGACGACAGCCCCACGTCGATCCACGAGGAGTTCGGGGGTGACCGACTCCCGCCCGGACAGCGACGAACAGAACGCTTCCCCGTCCTGTCGAAGAGCGGTACGCCGACCTGGGACATGGAGACCTGGGAGTTCACGGTGACCGGTGCCGTCGAGGACGAACGCTCGTACTCGTGGGCGGAGTTCACCGACCTCCCCCAGGAGACCCAGCGACAGGACTTCCACTGTGTCACCGGCTGGAGCCGCTTCGACAACGAGTTCACGGGCGTCACGTTCCCGACCATCGCTGAGCAGGCGGGCGTCGACGACGACGCCGAACACGTCGTCTTCGGCTCGCTCGACGGCTACACGACGAACCTCCCGCTCGAGGAGTGTCTACGCGACGAGGTGCTGTTCGTCGTCGAGTTCGACGGCCAGCCACTGCCCTCCGAACACGGCGGCCCCCTCCGGGTCGTCACGCCCCACAAGTACGCCTACAAGGGCGCGAAGTGGGTGACCAGCGTCGAGTTCCTCACCGAACCCCGGCGCGGCTACTGGGAGAAACGCGGCTACTCGAACAC
- a CDS encoding TrkH family potassium uptake protein, with product MAWMPRTYVDARVSVALTGTVLRYIGITPLFPLVLALYYGEDPLPFVAASVVMVGGGALLERMRGDDGELGNREAFLLVSLAWLLVPLAGTVPYLVAGTGTVGHPVNAMFESMSGFTTTGATVLGQISIDRHGHAMLMWRQLTQWLGGMGILVLMVAILPQLSVGGAQVMNQEAPGISLEKLTPRIQETARALWRIYAGFTVLAVAVYYALHLVDVAPNMGLYNAVAHALTTLPTGGFSPEARSIEAFSPAVQWTVMPFMLVAGTNFALFWYVFRGEPRRLVDNTEFRSYLLAVAGFGAVVSALLFLGVGLAETPLNVDVIPGNVEDALRQGLFQVIAIVTTTGYASMDVNAWDPSAQTILLFAYFLGGSAGSAAGSIKIVRWVVAKRAITRSLFTSVHPDAIVPIRLEGKPVDEGTIRDVLVFVLIFLGLFALSTMLLYLDSLRTPDVSLSGLEAMSVAIATLGNIGPGFGIVGPMNSFRLFSDAGKLYMVFLMWIGRLEVLSVLVILTPSFWQR from the coding sequence ATGGCCTGGATGCCGAGAACGTACGTCGATGCCAGGGTGAGCGTGGCCCTCACGGGCACCGTTCTGCGGTACATCGGCATCACGCCGCTGTTCCCGCTCGTGCTGGCGCTGTACTACGGCGAGGACCCCCTCCCGTTCGTCGCGGCGAGTGTCGTGATGGTCGGCGGCGGCGCGCTCCTCGAGCGGATGCGTGGCGACGACGGCGAACTGGGCAACCGGGAGGCGTTCCTCCTTGTGAGCCTGGCCTGGCTGCTCGTCCCGCTGGCCGGAACGGTGCCGTACCTCGTCGCGGGGACGGGCACCGTCGGCCACCCGGTCAACGCCATGTTCGAGAGCATGAGCGGGTTCACGACCACGGGGGCGACGGTCCTCGGACAGATCTCGATCGACCGACACGGCCACGCGATGTTGATGTGGCGCCAGCTCACCCAGTGGCTCGGCGGCATGGGTATCCTCGTGTTGATGGTGGCCATCCTGCCGCAGCTGTCGGTCGGCGGGGCCCAGGTGATGAACCAGGAGGCGCCGGGGATCTCCCTGGAGAAGTTGACGCCGCGCATCCAGGAGACCGCACGTGCGCTGTGGCGGATCTACGCTGGCTTCACGGTGCTCGCCGTCGCCGTCTACTACGCGCTGCACCTCGTCGACGTCGCGCCGAACATGGGTCTCTACAACGCGGTCGCACACGCGCTCACGACGCTCCCTACTGGCGGCTTCTCGCCGGAAGCCCGGAGTATCGAGGCGTTCTCGCCCGCCGTTCAGTGGACGGTGATGCCGTTCATGCTCGTCGCCGGGACGAACTTCGCGCTGTTCTGGTACGTCTTCCGCGGGGAGCCACGTCGACTCGTCGACAACACCGAGTTCCGTTCGTACCTGCTCGCGGTCGCCGGCTTCGGGGCCGTCGTCTCCGCGTTGCTGTTCCTCGGCGTCGGCCTGGCCGAGACGCCGCTGAACGTCGACGTCATCCCGGGCAACGTCGAGGACGCCCTCCGGCAGGGCCTCTTCCAGGTGATCGCCATCGTGACGACCACCGGGTACGCGAGCATGGACGTCAACGCCTGGGACCCCTCCGCGCAGACGATACTGTTGTTCGCGTACTTCCTCGGCGGCTCCGCGGGGTCGGCCGCGGGCTCGATCAAGATCGTGCGCTGGGTGGTCGCGAAGCGGGCCATCACTCGGTCGCTGTTCACGTCCGTCCACCCCGACGCGATTGTGCCGATACGGCTGGAGGGAAAGCCCGTCGACGAGGGGACGATCCGGGACGTCCTGGTGTTCGTTCTCATCTTCCTGGGGCTGTTCGCGCTGTCGACGATGCTCCTCTACCTCGATAGCCTCCGGACGCCCGACGTCTCGCTGTCCGGGCTGGAGGCGATGAGTGTCGCCATCGCCACACTCGGGAACATCGGTCCGGGTTTCGGTATCGTCGGCCCGATGAACAGCTTCCGGCTGTTCTCGGACGCGGGGAAACTCTACATGGTGTTCCTGATGTGGATCGGTCGCCTGGAGGTGCTGTCGGTGCTGGTCATCCTCACGCCGTCGTTCTGGCAGCGCTGA
- the nikR gene encoding nickel-responsive transcriptional regulator NikR has translation MSVVSVSMPEELLERIDQFSEDHGYTGRSEVIREASRNLLGEFEDKKLEDRELMGVVTVVFDYETTSVEEKMMHLRHEHEEIVASNFHSHVGGHHCMELFVLEGSLEEISTFVGKIRATKDTLTIDYSVLPVDDFGPLADMN, from the coding sequence ATGAGTGTCGTCAGCGTCTCGATGCCCGAGGAGTTGCTCGAACGGATAGACCAGTTCTCGGAGGACCACGGCTACACCGGGCGAAGCGAGGTGATCCGGGAGGCGAGTCGGAACCTCCTCGGCGAGTTCGAGGACAAGAAACTCGAGGACCGCGAGTTGATGGGCGTCGTCACGGTCGTCTTCGACTACGAGACGACGAGCGTCGAGGAGAAGATGATGCACCTCCGGCACGAACACGAGGAGATCGTCGCCTCGAACTTCCACAGCCACGTCGGCGGCCACCACTGCATGGAACTGTTCGTCCTGGAGGGCTCCCTTGAGGAGATCTCGACGTTCGTCGGGAAGATCCGGGCGACCAAGGACACGCTCACAATCGACTACTCCGTGCTGCCCGTCGACGACTTCGGCCCGCTCGCCGACATGAACTGA
- a CDS encoding site-2 protease family protein — protein sequence MRSFTITDVWDIPIRINTSLLIFLPILAWLIGSGQQIELYAGFIEGFTGTGFDLARLQAGSIPWVIGITAAVGLFVSVTLHELGHSWVALRYGIEIESITLWILGGIASLKTLPKEWNREFWIAIAGPLTSILVGAVCYVGVLAAPESLPVVRFVLGYLALTNLVLAGFNLLPAFPMDGGRIFRAILARNRPYGSATRIAARVGVGFAFLFAIVGVLNFNVILLLLAFFIYGAATTESRTVLIDELLEGITVGDIMTRDPATVSADTTITEFGDQLLRDRQPVHLVVDEAGDPLGVVTLDDLKSVRGKDRATTRLGDVVRTVTRVEPTADAFDVLALLNQSDSSNALVEERGELVGVLSNSDYAHAMTVRRGVQGGRD from the coding sequence ATGCGGAGTTTCACTATCACGGACGTCTGGGACATCCCTATCAGGATCAACACGTCGCTGTTGATCTTCCTCCCCATCCTCGCGTGGCTCATCGGGAGCGGCCAGCAGATCGAACTGTACGCCGGATTCATCGAGGGGTTCACGGGCACCGGCTTCGACCTGGCCCGCCTCCAGGCCGGGTCGATTCCGTGGGTCATCGGCATCACGGCGGCGGTCGGGCTGTTCGTGAGCGTCACGCTCCACGAGCTCGGTCACTCGTGGGTAGCGCTGCGCTACGGCATCGAGATCGAGTCGATCACGCTCTGGATCCTCGGCGGCATCGCGTCCCTGAAGACGCTGCCGAAGGAGTGGAACCGGGAGTTCTGGATCGCCATCGCGGGCCCCCTCACGAGTATCCTGGTCGGCGCGGTCTGTTACGTCGGCGTCCTCGCCGCCCCGGAGAGCCTCCCCGTCGTCCGGTTCGTCCTCGGCTACCTGGCGTTGACGAACCTGGTGCTGGCTGGGTTCAACCTCCTCCCCGCGTTCCCGATGGACGGCGGACGCATCTTCCGGGCGATCCTCGCCCGCAACCGGCCGTACGGCAGCGCGACGCGGATCGCGGCCCGGGTCGGCGTCGGGTTCGCGTTCCTGTTCGCCATCGTCGGCGTCCTCAACTTCAACGTCATCCTCCTCCTGCTGGCGTTCTTCATCTACGGCGCGGCGACGACGGAGTCGCGGACGGTCCTCATCGACGAACTGCTCGAGGGCATCACCGTCGGCGACATCATGACCCGGGACCCCGCGACCGTCTCGGCGGACACGACCATCACGGAGTTCGGCGACCAGTTGCTCCGTGACCGCCAGCCAGTCCACCTCGTGGTCGACGAGGCCGGCGACCCGCTCGGCGTCGTGACCCTCGACGACCTCAAGTCGGTCCGCGGCAAGGACCGCGCGACGACGCGTCTCGGTGACGTCGTGCGAACGGTCACTCGCGTCGAACCGACGGCCGACGCCTTCGACGTGCTGGCGCTGCTGAACCAGTCCGACAGCTCGAACGCGCTGGTCGAGGAGCGCGGGGAACTCGTCGGCGTGCTCTCGAACTCGGACTACGCACACGCGATGACGGTGCGCCGCGGCGTCCAGGGCGGCCGCGACTGA
- a CDS encoding ATP-binding protein, whose product MEPPDMNYDWQQETGVSMDDVGGMDDLKRELDQQVVRPLKTDRQKAAALDISAPNVLFYGPPGTGKTYIAKALATELGLPFVKISGADVQSKWINQSAGEVKQLFEEAETQAKREGGALIFLDELDSVLKSRSEGEAHEEDRKVVNEFLNHLEETKEHDVVFIGATNRFENLDEAAIRRGRIDKKIEIGLPDEDARAQILEARLTRRRYRIAEENIRRIAQNTEEYSAADLEGIVEEAARNAAFERDDDTIVLEDFEAVDASLVDGTDPDRAPSEVLGDPPAEQGTDADDGRGGAQTFSSDYRVVNFGDEARRMLLYDIPRDDTVWVNTVGYDDEVRSVLASVESGNVVEATVTDGRDDNEYWDLLDVSIVDDAVLYFVSTDGYAPGPTDGIWAERAAGSDVVTAGRRAEDGTVRYELQLQAKRIDVGDGEVVDTYANIKRGELLTGPFFRGHGCDYLPDGADAVVVVNPADKPYLATYLFPGENEKFEEIWGALYDYVEA is encoded by the coding sequence ATGGAACCACCGGACATGAACTACGACTGGCAGCAAGAAACGGGCGTCTCGATGGACGACGTCGGCGGGATGGACGACCTGAAGAGGGAACTCGACCAGCAGGTGGTCCGCCCGCTGAAGACGGACCGCCAGAAGGCCGCAGCGCTGGACATCAGCGCGCCGAACGTCCTGTTCTACGGGCCGCCGGGGACCGGCAAGACGTACATTGCGAAGGCGCTCGCGACGGAACTCGGTCTCCCGTTCGTGAAGATCAGCGGGGCGGACGTCCAGTCGAAGTGGATCAACCAGAGCGCCGGCGAGGTGAAACAGCTGTTCGAGGAGGCGGAGACGCAGGCCAAGCGCGAGGGGGGCGCACTCATCTTCCTCGACGAACTGGACTCGGTCCTCAAGAGCCGCAGCGAGGGCGAGGCCCACGAGGAGGACCGGAAGGTCGTCAACGAGTTCCTGAACCACCTCGAGGAGACCAAAGAGCACGACGTCGTCTTCATCGGCGCGACCAACCGGTTCGAGAACCTCGACGAGGCAGCGATACGGCGGGGTCGCATCGACAAGAAGATCGAGATCGGTCTCCCCGACGAGGACGCACGCGCACAGATTCTGGAGGCCCGTCTCACTCGCCGCCGGTACCGGATCGCCGAGGAGAACATCCGGCGAATCGCCCAGAACACCGAGGAGTACTCCGCCGCGGACCTGGAGGGGATCGTCGAGGAGGCGGCACGGAACGCGGCGTTCGAACGCGACGACGACACGATCGTCCTCGAGGACTTCGAGGCCGTCGACGCGTCGCTCGTCGACGGGACCGACCCCGACCGGGCTCCCTCGGAAGTCCTCGGCGATCCGCCGGCCGAGCAGGGGACCGACGCCGACGACGGGAGGGGCGGTGCACAGACCTTCAGCAGCGACTACCGCGTCGTCAACTTCGGTGACGAGGCTCGACGGATGCTGCTGTACGACATCCCCCGCGACGACACTGTCTGGGTGAACACGGTGGGCTACGACGACGAGGTCAGGTCCGTCCTGGCGTCCGTCGAGAGCGGCAACGTAGTCGAAGCGACCGTGACCGACGGCCGCGACGACAACGAGTACTGGGACCTCCTGGACGTGAGCATCGTCGACGACGCGGTGCTCTACTTCGTCTCGACGGACGGCTACGCGCCGGGCCCGACGGACGGCATCTGGGCGGAACGGGCGGCCGGCAGCGACGTCGTCACGGCCGGCCGTCGGGCGGAGGACGGCACCGTCCGCTACGAACTCCAGCTCCAGGCGAAGCGGATCGACGTCGGGGACGGCGAGGTCGTCGACACGTACGCGAACATTAAGCGCGGCGAGTTGCTCACCGGGCCGTTCTTCCGCGGGCACGGCTGTGACTACCTCCCGGACGGAGCGGACGCGGTCGTCGTCGTGAACCCGGCCGACAAGCCGTACCTCGCCACGTACCTCTTCCCCGGGGAGAACGAGAAGTTCGA